From the genome of Spinacia oleracea cultivar Varoflay chromosome 2, BTI_SOV_V1, whole genome shotgun sequence, one region includes:
- the LOC110795418 gene encoding protein ALP1-like, whose protein sequence is MADALVAMSENSKKKLELLEKKYNVSNEGGQQSKEEDDFLMECIDSLSALKGIDGASFAKATKLIHDDPLWRKMFLRFPDDRKIDFMYMDLDIEVLLSDSDEEDFQQLMTIYINLENNGFLKKKPRPQRISKLTDHQYVLELLNGHPMTCFELLRMTPQIFISLCEELKKREKLKDSKFISVLEQGAMFLLIISHNSRQRLVADRFQHSLDTVHHHFRRVLYAICSLSKHLIIAPSFEDTPPEIKNNPRYYPIFKNCIGAIDGTHVSARVPLEQQIPYRGKKIEPTMNVMCACSFDMKFTFVMAGWEGTANDSRIFWETITNIEQTKFTMPPVRKYYLIDSGYTNMPGFLSPYREERYHLRDYRGATKPQGPEEIFNYTHSSLRNVIERCFGVLKARFPILRDMPPYDLKRQKYIVLSCCVTHNFIKMCKDGDPLFIHYADENVELEDDETTPNESEELVTPSVSQSELRRMAKFRDRLEKRLWDRQNPQ, encoded by the exons ATGGCAGATGCATTAGTTGCAATGAGTGAAAATTCTAAGAAAAAACTTGAACTTCTTGAGAAAAAATATAATGTTAGTAATGAAGGTGGGCAACAATCGAAAGAGGAGGATGATTTTCTCATGGAATGCATTGATTCATTGAGTGCTCTCAAGGGAATTGATGGAGCTTCATTTGCAAAGGCAACTAAACTCATACATGATGATCCATTATGGAGGAAAATGTTCCTTCGATTCCCCGATGATAGGAAAATAGATTTT ATGTATATGGATTTGGATATTGAAGTACTTTTATCAGATTCGGATGAGGAGGACTTTCAACAGTTAATGACAATCTATATTAACTTGGAAAACAATGGGTTTCTTAAAAAGAAACCCCGTCCTCAAAGAATTTCAAAGTTAACAGATCACCAATATGTTCTAGAGCTTCTTAATGGACATCCAATGACTTGTTTCGAGTTACTTCGTATGACTCcacaaatatttattagcttgtGTGAAGAGTTAAAGAAAAGGGAGAAGTTGAAAGACTCTAAATTCATATCTGTTTTGGAACAAGGTGCAATGTTTCTACTTATTATTTctcataattcaaggcaaagACTTGTAGCTGATAGATTTCAACATTCCTTAGACACCGTTCATCATCATTTTCGGAGGGTCTTGTATGCCATATGTTCTTTATCGAAGCATTTGATTATTGCTCCATCATTTGAAGATACTCCTCCAGAGATTAAAAATAATCCAAGATATTATCCTATATTcaag AATTGCATAGGAGCAATTGATGGAACTCATGTATCAGCACGTGTGCCACTAGAACAACAAATTCCATATCGTGGAAAAAAAATTGAGCCTACAATGAACGTAATGTGTGCTTGCTCATTTGACATGAAATTCACATTTGTGATGGCTGGATGGGAGGGAACGGCAAATGATTCAAGAATTTTTTGGGAAACGATTACAAATATAGAACAGACTAAGTTTACTATGCCTCCTGTGAGAAAATATTACCTTATTGACTCAGGATACACAAATATGCCCGGATTTCTTTCACCGTATCGTGAAGAACGATATCATTTGCGTGACTATAGGGGAGCAACGAAACCACAAGGCCCAGAagagatatttaattatacacATTCTTCACTGCGCAATGTGATTGAAAGATGTTTTGGAGTGTTGAAAGCTAGATTCCCCATTCTCAGAGATATGCCTCCGTATGATTTGAAAAGACAAAAGTACATAGTTTTGTCCTGCTGTGTTACTCACAATTTCATAAAAATGTGCAAGGATGGAGATCCCTTGTTTATACATTATGCGGATGAAAATGTCGAACTTGAAGATGATGAAACCACACCCAATGAATCTGAAGAACTAGTGACTCCTAGTGTTAGTCAAAGTGAACTTCGTCGAATGGCTAAGTTTCGAGACCGTCTAGAAAAACGATTATGGGATAGACAAAATCCACAATAA